A window of the Selenihalanaerobacter shriftii genome harbors these coding sequences:
- the xerA gene encoding site-specific tyrosine recombinase/integron integrase: MVVHIQEEDEDELVIKFEYSSERVKKVKKIAGKRWCPEERVWIIPYTEEAINKFFNLFSNEEIVVDKSLNIGNASDNILQSRSVKNLIEEMKEEIQLQGYSPKTIDVYLGHIKRFIKFHKKHPKKLKQKDVRKYLLVLLEQQKTSHSYANQALSAIKFLYKEVLQKEEVTFNLTRPKKEEKLPVVLSEQEVIKILDSIDNYKHRAILFLTYSAGLRVSEVVNLKADDIDSDRMLVRVKQGKGRKDRYTLLSEKALKVLREYAKRYSLDEWLFPGGKKGKHLTERSVQRVFKKACRKANIRKNVSIHSLRHSFATHLLENGVDLRYIQELLGHKSSKTTEIYTHVSNKNIGNIRSPLDDLV, translated from the coding sequence ATGGTGGTACATATTCAAGAAGAGGACGAAGATGAACTCGTTATTAAGTTTGAGTATTCATCTGAAAGAGTAAAAAAGGTTAAGAAAATTGCAGGTAAACGTTGGTGTCCAGAAGAGAGAGTGTGGATTATTCCTTATACAGAAGAAGCTATTAATAAATTTTTTAACCTTTTTTCTAACGAAGAAATTGTGGTAGATAAATCTTTGAATATTGGTAATGCTTCAGATAATATTTTGCAGAGTAGATCAGTGAAAAATCTGATTGAAGAAATGAAAGAAGAAATTCAATTGCAAGGATATAGTCCAAAGACTATAGATGTGTATTTAGGACATATTAAGCGATTTATAAAATTTCATAAAAAACATCCTAAGAAATTAAAGCAGAAGGATGTACGTAAATATTTATTAGTTTTATTGGAGCAACAAAAAACGTCACATTCTTATGCAAATCAAGCATTGAGTGCTATTAAGTTTTTGTATAAAGAGGTATTACAGAAAGAAGAAGTGACATTTAATCTTACAAGACCTAAAAAAGAAGAAAAATTACCAGTTGTATTGAGTGAACAAGAGGTCATTAAGATATTAGATTCTATAGATAATTATAAGCATAGAGCAATATTATTCTTGACATATTCAGCTGGATTACGTGTAAGTGAAGTTGTTAATTTAAAAGCAGATGATATTGATAGTGATCGGATGCTGGTTAGGGTGAAACAAGGTAAAGGAAGAAAAGATCGTTACACTCTGCTTTCAGAGAAGGCACTTAAAGTATTAAGAGAATATGCTAAAAGATATTCTTTGGATGAATGGCTTTTTCCTGGAGGAAAGAAAGGTAAGCATTTAACAGAACGAAGTGTACAAAGAGTTTTTAAAAAGGCATGTAGAAAGGCTAATATTCGAAAAAATGTTTCTATTCATTCTTTAAGACATTCTTTTGCAACTCACTTATTAGAGAATGGAGTAGATTTGAGATATATACAGGAATTGCTAGGACATAAAAGTTCGAAGACTACAGAAATATATACACATGTTAGTAATAAAAATATTGGGAATATAAGAAGTCCATTGGATGATTTAGTTTAA
- the pyrE gene encoding orotate phosphoribosyltransferase, with translation MDKERVVEIFKKTNVLQEGHFKLTSGKHSKQYLQCAQVLQYPEYTQELCDELGKRFEDKEIDLVIAPAIGGIIISYAVGTALGKKAVFAERKEGVMKLRRGFTIPKGAKVLVVEDVTTTGGSVREVIDVVEENGGEVIGVGILVDRSGGEIDFGVQKEALLTLEVEAYDPEECPLCKEGAEITKPGSRT, from the coding sequence ATGGATAAAGAGAGAGTAGTTGAAATTTTTAAGAAGACTAATGTATTACAGGAAGGGCACTTTAAGTTAACTTCTGGCAAGCATAGCAAGCAGTATTTACAGTGTGCGCAAGTATTACAATATCCAGAATATACTCAAGAATTATGTGATGAGTTAGGGAAAAGATTTGAAGATAAAGAGATAGATTTAGTAATAGCTCCAGCAATCGGAGGAATTATTATCTCATATGCAGTAGGAACAGCCTTAGGTAAAAAGGCAGTCTTTGCAGAACGAAAAGAAGGGGTTATGAAATTACGTAGAGGTTTTACAATACCTAAAGGAGCAAAAGTATTGGTAGTAGAGGATGTAACTACTACTGGAGGCTCGGTTAGAGAAGTAATAGATGTAGTTGAAGAAAATGGCGGTGAAGTCATAGGAGTAGGAATTTTAGTAGATAGAAGCGGAGGAGAAATTGACTTTGGTGTACAGAAGGAAGCATTACTTACATTAGAAGTAGAAGCTTATGACCCGGAAGAATGTCCATTATGTAAAGAAGGAGCAGAGATTACAAAACCCGGTAGTAGAACCTAG
- a CDS encoding dihydroorotate dehydrogenase: MSNLNLKVDLNGLELQNPVLTASGTFGFGEEYKDYVDLNRLGGVMVKGTTLKPKAGNPTPRIAETPAGMLNAIGLQNPGVDHFINEILPRIKDYEFKTIVNISGNTVDEYKELTENLSKVDGVAALEVNISCPNVKKGGLAFGTEPEMAAGVVEAVKENTDLPIITKLSPNVTDITEIAKAVEEAGSDIISLINTLIGMKIDIESQKPILANNIGGLSGPAIRPVAVRMIYQVAQTVDVPLIGMGGIMNSRDAIEFLLAGASAISIGTANFTNPGVSMEIIDGIEDYLEENGYESVEEIIGLAY, from the coding sequence ATGAGTAATCTGAATTTGAAAGTAGATTTAAACGGTTTAGAATTACAGAATCCAGTTTTAACTGCTTCTGGAACTTTTGGTTTTGGTGAAGAGTATAAGGATTATGTTGATTTAAATAGATTAGGTGGAGTTATGGTCAAAGGTACTACGTTGAAACCGAAGGCTGGAAATCCGACTCCTAGAATTGCTGAAACTCCGGCAGGTATGTTGAATGCTATCGGTTTACAGAATCCTGGGGTTGATCACTTCATTAATGAAATTTTACCGCGAATTAAAGATTATGAATTTAAAACGATTGTAAATATCTCTGGTAATACTGTAGATGAATATAAGGAATTAACTGAAAATCTATCGAAGGTAGATGGAGTAGCGGCATTAGAGGTAAATATATCTTGTCCTAATGTGAAGAAAGGTGGCTTAGCCTTTGGAACCGAGCCTGAAATGGCTGCTGGAGTAGTAGAAGCGGTAAAAGAGAATACTGATTTACCGATAATTACTAAGTTATCACCGAATGTAACTGATATAACTGAGATAGCTAAGGCTGTTGAAGAAGCCGGAAGTGATATAATCTCTTTAATTAATACTTTAATAGGAATGAAGATAGATATTGAAAGTCAGAAGCCGATTCTAGCAAATAATATCGGGGGCTTATCCGGACCAGCGATTAGACCAGTAGCAGTACGAATGATTTATCAAGTGGCGCAAACTGTTGATGTGCCGTTAATCGGTATGGGCGGAATCATGAATAGTAGAGATGCAATTGAGTTTTTATTAGCAGGAGCCAGTGCAATATCGATAGGAACTGCTAATTTTACTAATCCAGGTGTGAGTATGGAGATTATAGATGGAATTGAAGATTACTTAGAAGAAAATGGTTATGAATCAGTGGAAGAGATAATTGGATTAGCTTATTAG
- a CDS encoding dihydroorotate dehydrogenase electron transfer subunit, producing MPLQTKGKILANKQVNEQDYKLVVSVPEIIEELVPGQFLHVKCTEGLDPLLRRPLSIHKYDEEKGELIILYRVFGKGTKALSRRESGEEIDLMGPLGNGFDLFNLKERIMVVGGGIGSAPLMALIERLVELNKEVTVLIGANNQDQILCESKLKELATELKFATVDGSYGYKGYITELLAEKLKQNEYDQIFACGPTPMLKAMEPVIEDKDIDVQVSLEARMGCGTGACLSCVCKVKVQNDDGFAYKKVCTDGPVFNMDEVILDE from the coding sequence ATGCCCTTACAGACTAAGGGAAAGATCTTAGCTAATAAGCAGGTTAATGAGCAAGATTATAAGCTGGTAGTCTCTGTACCAGAGATTATTGAAGAGTTGGTTCCGGGACAGTTTTTACATGTTAAATGTACTGAGGGGTTAGACCCGTTATTAAGAAGACCCCTTAGTATTCATAAGTATGATGAAGAAAAAGGTGAATTAATTATTCTATATCGAGTATTTGGTAAAGGAACTAAAGCTTTATCGCGAAGAGAGAGCGGCGAAGAGATAGATTTGATGGGACCATTGGGAAATGGATTTGATTTATTCAATTTAAAAGAAAGAATAATGGTAGTCGGTGGTGGAATCGGTAGTGCACCATTGATGGCATTAATAGAACGGCTGGTTGAGCTGAATAAGGAAGTAACAGTTTTAATTGGAGCTAATAATCAGGATCAAATCTTATGTGAATCTAAGTTAAAAGAATTAGCTACTGAACTTAAGTTTGCTACTGTAGATGGTAGCTATGGTTATAAAGGATATATAACAGAGCTTTTAGCTGAAAAATTAAAGCAAAATGAATATGATCAGATATTTGCTTGTGGACCAACACCGATGTTGAAAGCTATGGAACCGGTCATTGAAGATAAAGATATAGATGTACAAGTTTCTCTAGAAGCAAGAATGGGTTGTGGAACTGGGGCGTGCTTATCCTGTGTATGTAAGGTAAAGGTTCAGAATGATGATGGATTTGCATATAAAAAGGTATGTACTGATGGACCGGTATTTAACATGGATGAGGTGATATTAGATGAGTAA